GACCCGGAGGCTCGCGGCAAAGGGGTGATGGTTCTGCTTAATGACGAGATTAATTCAGCCCGAGATGTGACCAAAGGGGCTATCTATCGACTACAGGCTTTTCAGTCCCGTGAGTTTGGTCCATTGGGTAGCACTGATGCCGACCGAGTAGTATTCTACCGTGCCCCCATTCGCAAACATACTTACATGAGCGAATTCGATGTTGCTGACTTTACAGCGATTACAGACTTACCTCGTGTGGACATTGTGTACGGCTGTCGAGGCTGTGACGATGTAATGGTGAGAGCAGCTATCGAAGCAGGAGCGAAAGGAATTGTAGTTGCTGCGATGGGGGATGGCTGGCTTATTGATATTGAAGATGCTTTGAAGGAGGCTTTTGAGGCTGGTATTGTTGTTGTTCGAAGTAGTCGCGTTGGTGAAAACCGTGTGGCACCTTGGGCGCGGTATGAGAATATCTTTGTAGCTGGTGATAACTTAACACCTCAACATGCCCGGCTTTTGCTAGCCCTTGCTTTGACAAAAACATCCTCCGTCCAAGAAGTCCAGAGCTTCTTTGATGAATACTGACGCTTCGAGTTCAACTCGGTGACAAGCTCTGTAATTACATGACCTACTATTGAGTAGCATTTCCGTGCCCCTACTACCCCCTCTATCGTTACAGCATTGAAGGGAAAATTGTGGAGAATCCCTGAAACTGACACTGCAGAAACACTGAGATTTCTTGGATCCCTTGCAGATGGGGTTGCATTTAGGGTGCCTTGGGCTGTAGCTGCCGCTGGGATGGCTGGTACTCTTCCCTCTTGGTATGATATTTGACTCCATGGTCTTTATGGACTCTTTACGAGAAGCTCCTTCGCAGATTGGGGATATCCTGACTCCACACATTGCTTCCTCCTGGTGCAACACCCTGGTGATGGGATCCCCGGTGACTCTGTTGAGTACAGCTTGGGCAACACCGCTGGCGTTGTTGGCGCTGGGATCCCCATGCAGCTATTATCTGGACGGGTTGATGGGTCTCACGTTTCTCACGCCTCCTCTCTTGGTAAGTTTGGCCTGGCACCCTTGGCGGATGGTTAGGATATCTTAGCCAGTTGGGTTGGCCGGGATCTCTGCTGAAGGGATCCTGTTTTCTGTAGGGGGATCGGCCCTGCTTATGGCTCTCAACTGTGCGCCGATGGTGTGCTTTGCGCTACGGGCTCAGTCAGGTGTGGTGGCGGGATCCCTGCTTTGAGCAGGTCAGGTGAAGGGGGATCCCTGGTTGGGCTTGCGGCGTTTCTTGCCATTTTGGCAGCGTTAAAAGCAAGAGGAATCGGCCTCATCCCTCTCTTGCTGCTGCTCTGCTGTTCTCCGAACCCAAACCCACAAATAAAACGCACGAATAACACAAATAAATCCTGAAGCTACCCGCTCCATTTCAGGTGTGGTGATAGCATTACACCACGCTAGGAGTGTCTGGGATCCCTTCCCCAGGCTGAGATTACATCCTTGGAACCTGAACTGGCTCACACCAGCGTAGGAAAGCAAACACTGGAGTTAACAACATGCGCAGCGAATGGATTGCCCGTCGTCGTGGGCAAGAGAATGTTACACAAATGTACTTTGCCCGTCAGGGGCTGATCACCGAAGAGATGGAGTATGTAGCCCGGCGGGAAGCCTTGCCTGCTGAATTGATCCGCTCCGAAGTGGCTCGGGGTCGCATGATTATCCCCGCTAATATCAACCATCCCAACCTGGAACCCATGGCGATTGGGATTGCCTCCCGCTGCAAAGTGAATGCCAATATCGGTGCTTCCCCCACCTCTTCCGGATTGGCTGAAGAATTAGAAAAACTGAGGTTAGCCGTCAAGTACGGAGCGGATACGGTTATGGACCTCTCCACCGGGGGCGGTAATTTGGATGAAATTCGTACCGCAATTATCCAAGCTTCGCCCGTGCCGATTGGAACCGTGCCTGTCTACCAAGCGCTGGAAAGTGTGCATGGCCAGGTAGAAAAGCTCTCAGCGGAAGACATTTTGCATGTTATTGAAAAACACGCCCAGCAGGGGGTGGACTATATGACCATCCATGCTGGGATCCTGATTGAGCATTTGCCGTTGGTGCGTCATCGTTTAACCGGAATTGTCTCGCGCGGGGGTGGGATCCTGGCCCGCTGGATGTTGGCCCACCACCAGCAAAATCCCTTATACACCCACTTCCGCGACATTATCGAAATCTTCAAAAAATATGATGTCTCTTTTAGCTTGGGAGATTCTCTGCGACCGGGATGTTTACACGATGCCTCTGATGCAGCGCAACTGGCGGAATTGAAAACCCTGGGGCAATTGACCCGCCAAGCCTGGGAACATGATGTCCAGGTAATGGTGGAAGGCCCCGGTCATGTACCCATGGATCAAATTGAATTCAATGTGCGCAAGCAAATGGAGGAATGTAATGAAGCTCCTTTTTATGTTTTGGGGCCATTGGTAACCGACATTGCAGCAGGCTATGACCACATCAGTTCGGCGATTGGGGCTGCTTTGGCCGGCTGGTATGGCACAGCAATGCTCTGTTATGTGACTCCGAAAGAACATCTGGGTTTGCCCAATGCTGAGGATGTGCGCAATGGGTTGATTGCCTACAAAATTGCTGCCCATGCTGCTGATATTGCCCGACATCGACCGGGGGCACGGGATCGGGATGATGAGATGTCGAAGGCCCGCTTTAACTTTGATTGGAACCGACAATTTGAGTTGTCCTTGGATC
The DNA window shown above is from Thermostichus vulcanus str. 'Rupite' and carries:
- a CDS encoding asparaginase, producing the protein MKTRNTLLGILAFGVLATFPLPQLSTFANHDPARLEFFEGSIPENRPKVVHVNMGGTITSRSPHPLFYYDYGGHGNFSPSELIETVPEVNYIADIEIYNEDPIPQTDMPAAAKAVMEALAAPDVVGAVVTNGTWALEEVAYFLHLTVKSEKPVVVVGSQRPPNNYSTDAQANYFNAVRLAIDPEARGKGVMVLLNDEINSARDVTKGAIYRLQAFQSREFGPLGSTDADRVVFYRAPIRKHTYMSEFDVADFTAITDLPRVDIVYGCRGCDDVMVRAAIEAGAKGIVVAAMGDGWLIDIEDALKEAFEAGIVVVRSSRVGENRVAPWARYENIFVAGDNLTPQHARLLLALALTKTSSVQEVQSFFDEY
- the thiC gene encoding phosphomethylpyrimidine synthase ThiC → MRSEWIARRRGQENVTQMYFARQGLITEEMEYVARREALPAELIRSEVARGRMIIPANINHPNLEPMAIGIASRCKVNANIGASPTSSGLAEELEKLRLAVKYGADTVMDLSTGGGNLDEIRTAIIQASPVPIGTVPVYQALESVHGQVEKLSAEDILHVIEKHAQQGVDYMTIHAGILIEHLPLVRHRLTGIVSRGGGILARWMLAHHQQNPLYTHFRDIIEIFKKYDVSFSLGDSLRPGCLHDASDAAQLAELKTLGQLTRQAWEHDVQVMVEGPGHVPMDQIEFNVRKQMEECNEAPFYVLGPLVTDIAAGYDHISSAIGAALAGWYGTAMLCYVTPKEHLGLPNAEDVRNGLIAYKIAAHAADIARHRPGARDRDDEMSKARFNFDWNRQFELSLDPERAREYHDETLPADIYKTAEFCSMCGPKFCPMQTKIDAEALKDLEQFLARQPVGEALTSA